In Sciurus carolinensis chromosome 17, mSciCar1.2, whole genome shotgun sequence, one genomic interval encodes:
- the Tmprss9 gene encoding transmembrane protease serine 9 isoform X2, producing the protein MECAANLQRVPGAVREAPAADPACCRSALAVAVAGMLVLTLAALLALLPTQPVHVEHSAELRGLRYASSLLRETSHYYRTLTPLLESLFVSSFRETELEASCLGCSVLGYRAGNASVLVHFRLSFLRGALGPPSLDLEERLLQRGLRASLRGRGVPLATYGTILSAELTGRCPGSSFSCRNRQCVDKVNAECDGTADCSDASDEAHCDCGRQPAWRTAGRIVGGVAAAPGELPWQASLREDKEHFCGATVIGARWLVSAAHCFNEFRDPSEWVAFTGTTHLSGSEASAVRSRVVRIARHPFYNPDTADFDVAVLELARPLPFGRYIQPACLPATSHVFPPGRKCLVSGWGYLKEDFLVKPEVLQKATVELLDQGLCAGLYGHSLTDRMVCAGYLDGKVDSCQGDSGGPLVCEEPSGRFFLAGIVSWGIGCAEARHPGVYARVTRLRDWILEAISAANKPPAPTAASVPAAPSTAWLTSPESPAVHTPTKPTQATSPAPLDSATAPKPQECGARPAMEKPTRIVGGLGAASGEVPWQVSLKEGSRHFCGATVVGDRWLLSAAHCFNHTKAERVQAHLGTASLLGVGGSPVKLGLRRVALHPRYNPGILDFDLAVLELARPLVFNKYIQPVCLPLAIQKFPVGRKCVISGWGNTQEGNASKPDVLQKASVGILDQKACNVLYNFSLTDRMLCAGFLEGRVDSCQGDSGGPLACEEAPGVFYLAGIVSWGVGCAQAQRPGVYARITRLKGWILDTMSSGSLPTPPPATTRTLVASSHFPRTTASLAVPRVTTSRLATPGASSRVTIQASNMTVSVTSSTARGQTLPPGSPESTTRSQLPGCGLPPAEALARIVGGSAAGRGEWPWQVSLRLRRREHRCGAVLVAERWLLSAAHCFDVYGDPKQWAAFLGTPFLSGAEGQLERVARIHKHPFYNRYTLDYDVALLQLAGPVRRSHLVRPICLPEPVPVPSVGAHCVITGWGSLREGGSMARQLQKAAVRLLSEQTCRRFYPVQISSRMLCAGFPQGGVDSCSGDAGGPLACREASGRWVLTGVTSWGYGCGRPHFPGVYTRVAAVRGWIGQNIEE; encoded by the exons ATGGAGTGTGCGGCTAACTTACAGCGGGTGCCCGGGGCGGTGCGGGAGGCGCCGGCCGCCGACCCCGCCTGCTGCCGCTCCGCCCTCGCTGTCGCCGTGGCCGGCATGCTGGTTCTCACGCTGGCAGCCCTTCTGG CCCTCCTGCCCACGCAGCCCGTCCACGTGGAGCACAGTGCCGAGCTGCGGGGCCTCCGCTACGCCAGCTCGCTGCTGCGGGAGACCTCCCACTACTACCGCACCCTCACGCCGCTGCTGGAGTCGCTG TTCGTGAGCAGCTTCCGGGAGACGGAGCTGGAAGCCAGCTGCCTGGGCTGCTCGGTGCTCGGCTACCG GGCCGGGAACGCCAGTGTCCTGGTGCACTTCCGCCTGAGCTTCCTGCGCGGAGCCCTGGGGCCGCCCAGCCTGGACCTGGAGGAGCGTCTGCTGCAGCGGGGCCTCAGGGCCAGCCTGCGGGGGCGAGGCGTGCCGCTGGCCACCTACGGCACCATCCTGTCGGCCGAGCTCACGG GCCGCTGTCCCGGGAGCTCCTTCTCCTGCCGGAACCGCCAGTGTGTGGACAAGGTGAACGCCGAGTGCGACGGCACGGCCGACTGCTCGGACGCCTCGGACGAAGCCCACTGCG ACTGCGGGCGGCAGCCGGCCTGGAGGACCGCGGGCAGGATCGTGGGCGGCGTGGCGGCGGCCCCGGGGGAGCTGCCCTGGCAGGCCAGCCTGCGCGAGGACAAGGAGCACTTCTGCGGAGCCACCGTCATCGGCGCCAGGTGGCTGGTGTCTGCCGCCCACTGCTTCAACGA ATTCCGGGACCCGTCAGAGTGGGTGGCCTTCACGGGCACCACCCACCTCAGTGGCTCGGAGGCCAGTGCTGTGCGCTCCCGGGTGGTCCGGATCGCCAGGCACCCCTTCTACAACCCGGACACGGCCGACTTCGACGTCGCCGTCCTGGAGCTGGCCCGGCCCCTGCCCTTTGGCCGCTACATCCAGCCCGCGTGCCTGCCGGCCACCAGCCACGTCTTCCCGCCCGGCAGGAAGTGCCTCGTCTCAGGCTGGGGCTACCTCAAGGAGGACTTCC TGGTCAAGCCAGAGGTGCTGCAGAAAGCCACTGTGGAGCTGCTGGACCAGGGCCTGTGTGCCGGCCTGTACGGCCACTCGCTCACGGACAGGATGGTGTGTGCTGGCTACCTGGATGGGAAGGTGGACTCCTGCCAG GGCGACTCGGGAGGCCCCCTGGTCTGTGAGGAGCCCTCCGGCAGGTTCTTTCTGGCTGGCATCGTGAGCTGGGGAATCGGTTGTGCTGAAGCCCGGCATCCAGGGGTCTATGCCCGGGTCACCAGGCTGCGGGACTGGATCCTGGAGGCAATCTCTGCGGCAAACAAGCCTCCCGCACCCACAGCAGCTTCTGTCCCCGCCGCCCCCAGCACCGCCTGGCTGACCAGCCCTGAGAGCCCTGCGGTCCACACCCCCACCAAGCCCACGCAGGCCACCAGCCCTGCACCCCTGGACTCGGCCACAGCTCCTAAACCACAAG AGTGCGGGGCCCGGCCTGCAATGGAGAAGCCCACCCGAATAGTGGGTGGACTTGGGGCTGCGTCTGGGGAGGTGCCCTGGCAGGTCAGCCTTAAGGAAGGTTCAAGGCACTTCTGCGGAGCCACGGTGGTGGGCGATCGCTGGCTGCTGTCCGCCGCCCACTGCTTCAACCA CACCAAGGCCGAGAGAGTGCAGGCCCACCTGGGCACCGCGTCGCTCCTGGGCGTGGGCGGGAGCCCCGTGAAGCTCGGGCTGCGCAGGGTGGCGCTGCATCCCCGGTACAACCCGGGCATCCTGGACTTCGACCTGGCGGTGCTGGAGCTGGCCCGCCCCCTGGTCTTCAACAAGTACATCCAGCCCGTCTGCCTGCCCTTGGCCATCCAGAAATTCCCTGTGGGCCGCAAGTGCGTGATCTCGGGCTGGGGCAACACGCAGGAAGGAAACG CCAGCAAGCCTGACGTTCTTCAGAAGGCGTCTGTGGGCATCCTGGACCAGAAGGCTTGCAATGTGCTCTACAACTTCTCCCTCACTGACCGCATGCTCTGTGCTGGCTTTCTGGAAGGCAGAGTAGACTCCTGCCAG GGCGACTCCGGGGGTCCCCTGGCCTGCGAGGAGGCCCCGGGCGTGTTCTACCTGGCCGGGATCGTGAGCTGGGGCGTGGGCTGCGCTCAGGCTCAGAGGCCTGGCGTGTACGCGCGGATCACCAGGCTGAAGGGCTGGATCCTGGACACCATGTCCTCCGGCTCCCTCCCCACGCCTCCCCCCGCCACCACCAGGACGCTGGTCGCCTCCAGCCACTTCCCCAGGACGACAGCCAGCCTTGCGGTCCCAAGGGTCACCACCAGCAGACTCGCCACCCCCGGGGCCAGCAGCAGGGTGACCATCCAGGCTTCCAACATGACGGTATCGGTCACAAGCTCAACCGCCAGGGGACAGACGCTACCTCCAGGCAGCCCAGAGTCCACCACGCGCTCCCAGCTGCCAG GCTGTGGCCTGCCGCCTGCTGAAGCGCTGGCCAGGATCGTGGGTGGCAGTGCAGCGGGCCGTGGCGAATGGCCGTGGCAGGTGAGCCTGCGGCTGCGGCGTAGGGAGCACCGCTGCGGAGCCGTGCTGGTGGCAGAGAGGTGGCTGCTGTCCGCTGCACACTGCTTTGATGT CTACGGGGACCCCAAGCAGTGGGCCGCCTTCTTAGGCACGCCTTTCCTGAGCGGCGCCGAGGGCCAGCTGGAGCGCGTGGCACGCATCCACAAGCACCCCTTCTACAACCGCTACACGCTGGACTACGACGTGGCGCTGCTCCAGTTGGCCGGGCCAGTGCGCCGCAGCCACCTGGTGCGGCCCATCTGCCTGCCCGAGCCCGTGCCCGTGCCCTCGGTGGGCGCGCACTGCGTCATCACCGGCTGGGGGTCCCTGCGTGAGGGAG GCTCCATGGCGCGGCAGCTGCAGAAGGCAGCTGTGCGGCTTCTCAGCGAGCAGACGTGCCGCCGCTTCTACCCGGTGCAGATCAGCAGCCGCATGCTGTGCGCAGGCTTCCCGCAGGGCGGCGTGGACAGCTGCTCG GGTGATGCTGGGGGACCCCTGGCCTGCAGGGAGGCCTCTGGCCGATGGGTGCTGACCGGGGTCACCAGCTGGGGCTACGGCTGTGGCAGACCGCACTTCCCAGGTGTCTACACTCGGGTGGCTGCTGTGAGAGGCTGGATAGGACAGAACATCGAGGAGTGA